A stretch of Pseudomonadota bacterium DNA encodes these proteins:
- a CDS encoding response regulator, producing the protein MSTPQYTLLVVDDEENIRWLYKEELEEEGYIINAAASGEEALKMVPEIHPDLVVMDIKMPGLSGVETLIKIKEIDRNIPVILCSAYGEYKQDFSTWASDAYVVKAASLDELKKAIREVLAKKYPAETDARGK; encoded by the coding sequence ATGAGTACACCGCAATACACCCTTTTGGTCGTTGATGATGAAGAAAATATCCGCTGGCTCTACAAAGAGGAGCTCGAGGAAGAAGGCTATATCATCAACGCCGCCGCCAGCGGCGAGGAAGCCCTGAAAATGGTTCCCGAAATCCATCCCGATCTGGTAGTCATGGACATTAAAATGCCGGGCCTGTCGGGAGTCGAAACCCTGATTAAAATCAAGGAAATCGACCGCAACATTCCGGTCATCCTCTGCTCCGCCTATGGTGAATACAAACAGGATTTTTCCACCTGGGCTTCCGATGCCTACGTGGTTAAGGCCGCCAGCCTGGACGAATTAAAAAAGGCCATCCGTGAAGTTCTGGCCAAAAAATATCCGGCGGAAACCGATGCCCGCGGAAAATAA